Part of the Hippopotamus amphibius kiboko isolate mHipAmp2 chromosome 7, mHipAmp2.hap2, whole genome shotgun sequence genome, TTATTCATATGGCACGAAGTGATCTCCTACTAGTCCAAAGTCCAAAACATTAAATGAAGTCCATTTATATATatcttccttgtttttcaatggaatactacatttattgaggtgaaatcacatttttgtttgttcttgagtCAACAGTGTACACAAATGTCTTTTTATACAGTTATTAAAAACAGGAGACCAAGTTGAATGTGCCAAAGATATATCATTCAGTTGACATTTTTAGAGTCATTAGAAACAAACTTATAGAATGGATTTCCTTGGTTGGTTTCCATAGCTTGatagaccaaaaacaaaaaaatggccaCAACAACAAAGAGGAAAATTTTTATCCACATGGGAATGGAGCGtcccttttttgtcttttctgatttGACATCTGCCAAGGGAACATACTTAGCAATATATTTAGATGAAAAAGATTCCTCCATCCTGAAATCACTGAGTTCTAATGGCCGGCCAGCAGCGCCTTTGATTGGTCTGCGGCAACTAGCACTGTTGGAagtgaaaggaggaagagaaaaaaaatattagataAAGTCATGacttaaataacataaaatgtcATTATCATTCCTAATTCCAAACACATTCCTTGAGGTAATAGTAGAAAATTGTCATATAATATAAACAGTGAGATCAGTCAACCTATTTAAAActtctatatatacatttttcatttaaagagtTAGATTCACATCTTTATTAGAAACTAATACTTAgagtattataaatatttgctaaatttgcCTTCTTAAAGGTTTTTCAGAGCTAATATATTTAGGagataataggaaaaaataagataGTTTGGTTGTGATTCCTTCAGTCAGGAAccaattcaacagatatttaaaaacagtCTTTCCAATTAGAAAAGAGAACCTCTCAGGAATAAAACAGATTTCCTTCTTATTAGGTTTCagtttagatttaaaaataagaattaaatagtaggtaaataatttatttacaacCCTTTAGCTTAACAAAGTTAATTTTGAAACTGACTCaacttttaagaatataaaagttagtgcttagaagaattaaaactgctctcaagtgctcgcttcggcagcacatatactaaaattggaatgatacagagattAGCACGGCCCCTGCGcgaggatgacacgcaaattcgtgaagcattccatatttttgggactacggggatatgtgtataaaaacagatgattgaacttggtgtacccccccaaaaataataaataaataaataaaattaaaaaaaaaactgctctcAAAAAGAACAGTTTACTTCTGAGAACAGAAATACAATAATTTTgtgaagaattaaaaattaaaattcctatgtatgtatatataaaataattatgttgtacaccctaaacatatacaattttaatgtgtcaaatatacctcaacaaaggtggaaacaaataaataaaaatgtcctaACAGAATACACTAAATACTTGTTTCAGTGTATCTGAATACCTAATTCCCGTTGGTGTAGCTGCTTCGAAGGGAAACATTTCCTTAAGAATATCCCTTTCTactcttctttcctctgttttttctCCCAcctaataagaaacaaacaaacaaccacaaGTTAAAATTTAGTGTAAATGTGCAATAATTAGAACATAATTTTAAACAGAAGTTTCAGAGAACAGAATGCATTTAAATCTATCCAACTGTTACAACTGCCATTTCTAAATTCATTATTGCTTAATTATGCATACATTTCCAAGGCTCTCTTCAAATTTTCTCAATGTGCAGATATGTTAATGTTGTAATGGGGAGGGGTCACacatttaaataagttaaaaaaaccccaaaaagcaaaaaaataaaatttagtacaGCTAATATGGCAGTGTAAGTTCCCTCTGATGCTTTGCATTACCATTACAAGTAcactgtttcttcctctgttAATTTTGTAACAAAACAAATGATCAAAATAGATGATATCAAATTAAGATGAATCTTTTCACAAATTTTAGTATATGCTTTTAACTATAATCAATCCAAACTTCctaatttaagaaatataaaataattttttaaacaacctGACTGCTTTCCTAAATTACCTTTATGCCCAGATCAAaataatctttgacaaagaatcATTACAATTATAATGTATCCATGCAGTTAGTACTTTAAAGCTTAATTTTACAGGAGTTAATCAATTCAAGTATCATACAAAGTCACTTTAAAGTCCCATTATCTGACCTTTCAATGAAAGATAGTATAGCTTCCCCCACAGCCCAAGTAACTTTCAACTCACACCCATTTTAACAAAGAGAGCATATTACAAGCAGCACACAAATGACCACTCCCTTGAAAACTGGAACTTAAAGAGGCACATAGTAGCAAGAGGATAGCATTAGCATGTCATACTATATTAGTTACTTTCCATTGTCACTAATAGTGTCtttaatatatgcacatatatacacacacatcacccACCCAACAAAGAAAGCTCTGCTCCCTCCCACtccaaaaaacaaatataaatatttcttcattaaaaGATCAATGATAGCATCGatctaaattttattcatttacttcagCTCTGGTCAATGGTTTCTTTGGTGTTCTTCTGGATATGTCTGAGAATTCAGTGATTGGCAGAATAGGAGCTGCATGCTTGAAATTTCCAGTCACCCTATTGACAACCTGCCAAGATTCAAATTATTCAGACTCAGAATTATCCAAACATAACAAAGACacgttaaaagaaaaagatagtcGATTTCTGTAATATTTGAAACTTTTCCTTAATAAAAATTTAGGCATAAGAACCTATAAATAAATTCAGTGTTTCTTATGTGAAGGAAGCCTTATCATTCTTTAAACACATTAGCAAAAGAGTATCCTCCTAACACTAAGGATTCTTGCAcagtgaattatatatatatttaagtggcTACATTGAAAAGTTCTAAAAATCAGAATTATATGgggaaaataagtttaaaatgtttaaaaacatgtaaGTTTGAGGTTTGCCAAAATTCACCACCTCCCCAATTCTAATTAAAGGCTGATTTATAAAGAATACCACTTGTATAGTTTATGAAACATATTTACTAAGGTTTTGTTGCTTGAAGCCATTATAGTTTCAGCTATGGGAGTACTCTCTGAAATTATTGCACCATCTATACGAAAATGTTCTGAAGTTTCCACCTGTtagtttgaaaacaaaacaaaaacaataaatataaaataactacTAAAACCCTACCAATCTGAAAACCCAATTCTAAGCAATAAGCCTTGCATCACCCTTTTCCTCGGAGTTCTTCTCGACCCTCTTGTAGATTCCCTAGTTAATGCCTGCAGAGGTCCGCCTTTTGAAGATCCACTTGTCCATTCAGTCTCAGTTACTCCAGCTTGAGAATAGCTCTATTCAAGCATCGACACATTAAAAAGTCATATTCTAACATCAGACACCTTAATAATGATGGCCATATTAGCATACTGAGAATCTGCAAAAAGTTTCCAAATGCCAGCATTTGAAAATAATGCTACACcctcaaaatatttctaaatgtactGACTGAACAGATATGTAGGCAtcagaaaatacttaaaatgtggtaaaatacattAGAGTCCAAATATAGGAGCtcacatattataataaaagtgagagggggaaaaaaacatatcAATTTATCACTGGCTCCTTCTGTGACTTGCTGTTTGCTATGTGGCTCCACTATCATAGCTGCATCTCTGGCTATCTAAACAAAAAAGCAGGCTGATCATGACTTGTAAG contains:
- the TMPO gene encoding thymopoietin isoform X2; amino-acid sequence: MPEFLEDPSVLTKEKLKSELVANNVTLPAGEQRKDVYVQLYLQHLTARNRPPLAAGANSKGPPDFSSDEEREPTPVLGSGAAAVGRSRAAVGRKATKKTDKPRLEDKDDLDVTELSNEDLLDQLVKYGVNPGPIVGTTRKLYEKKLLKLREQGTESRSSTPLPTISSSVENTRQNGSNDSDRYSDNEEDSKIELKLEKREPLKGRAKTPVTLKQRRVEHNQSYSQAGVTETEWTSGSSKGGPLQALTRESTRGSRRTPRKRVETSEHFRIDGAIISESTPIAETIMASSNKTLVVNRVTGNFKHAAPILPITEFSDISRRTPKKPLTRAEVGEKTEERRVERDILKEMFPFEAATPTGISASCRRPIKGAAGRPLELSDFRMEESFSSKYIAKYVPLADVKSEKTKKGRSIPMWIKIFLFVVVAIFLFLVYQAMETNQGNPFYKFVSNDSKNVN